From one Notolabrus celidotus isolate fNotCel1 chromosome 2, fNotCel1.pri, whole genome shotgun sequence genomic stretch:
- the impact gene encoding protein IMPACT has product MADIITPENEEDLQAQIEEVEALSAIYGDEWCVIDEASRIFCIKISNGLDEPKLTACLQIILPPDYPSTAPPIYQINAAWLRGPEKTELAESLEDLYVEHAGESILYLWVERIREFLVEKSPSLEAVNQPEPVNMTAEEDDDDEEVPDFRTLRLNTENAHLFVQDAGGEEPPPIKHGDTITDRRSTFQPHVAPVVTPRQVKTVLEKLYENKKIASATHNIYAYRIYCEDKNSFLQDCEDDGETAAGGRLLHLLQILDVRNVMVVVSRWYGGILLGPDRFKHINNCARNILVEEGYTACTDEAHKSGPKSKKTKSKKTK; this is encoded by the exons ATTGAAGAGGTGGAGGCTCTGTCTGCCATCTATGGAGATGAGTGGTGTGTTATAGACGAAGCATCCAGAATATTCTGCATCAAAATATCAAACGGCCTAGATGAGCCCAAACTGACGGCATGTTTACAG ATAATTCTCCCTCCTGATTACCCGAGCACTGCCCCGCCCATCTATCAGATCAA TGCAGCGTGGCTGCGAGGACCGGAGAAGACGGAGCTGGCGGAGAGCCTGGAGGACCTCTACGT GGAGCATGCCGGGGAGAGCATCCTCTACCTGTGGGTGGAGAGAATCAGAGAGTTCCTGGTGGAGAAATCCCCGAGCCTGGAAGCAG TGAATCAGCCTGAACCCGTGAACATGACGgctgaggaggatgatgatgatgaagaggttCCAGACTTCAGGACGCTCAGACTGAACACAGAGAACGCTCACCTCTTCGTGCAGGATGCAGGCG GTGAAGAGCCGCCTCCCATCAAACACGGAGACACCATCACAGACCGGCGCAGCACCTTCCAGCCTCATGTAGCACCCGTGGTGACCCCCAGACAG GTCAAAACGGTTCTGGAGAAGCTGTATGAGAACAAGAAGATCGCAAGTGCCACTCACAACATCTATGCATACAG GATTTACTGCGAGGACAAGAACAGCTTCCTGCAGGACTGTGAGGACGATGGTGAGACGGCAGCAGGAGGGAGACTCCTCCATTTACTGCAG ATCCTGGACGTGCGTAATGTCATGGTGGTCGTGTCTCGGTGGTACGGAGGGATTTTGCTGGGTCCTGACCGTTTCAAACACATCAACAACTGTGCCAGAAACATCCTGGTGGAGGAGGGGTATACCGCCTGCACG GATGAGGCACACAAATCTGGACCGAAGAGCAAAAAAACGAAAAGCAAGAAGACGAAATGA